A single Paracoccus pantotrophus DNA region contains:
- the trpB gene encoding tryptophan synthase subunit beta translates to MAEDLINSFMTGPDEQGRFGIFGGRFVSETLMPLILDLQAEYDRAKDDPSFWAEMDDLWKHYVGRPSPLYFAPRLTEELGGAKIYLKREELNHTGSHKINNVLGQILLARRMGKTRIIAETGAGQHGVATATVCARFGLKCIVYMGAHDVERQAPNVFRMRLLGAEVVPVTSGRGTLKDAMNDALRDWVTNVRDTFYCIGTVAGPHPYPAMVRDFQCIIGRETRWQLAEQEGEGRLPDSVVAAIGGGSNAMGLFHPFLDDPSVRIIGVEAGGKGVDARMQHCASLTGGRPGVLHGNRTYLLQDDEGQILEGHSISAGLDYPGIGPEHAWLKEQGRAEYVSVTDDEALAAFQALCRLEGIIPALEPSHALAHVVKIAPELPRDHIMVVNLSGRGDKDIFTVAKHLGVDIRT, encoded by the coding sequence ATGGCCGAAGACCTCATCAACAGCTTCATGACCGGCCCGGACGAACAGGGCCGCTTCGGCATCTTCGGCGGCCGCTTCGTCAGCGAGACCTTGATGCCACTGATCCTCGACCTCCAGGCGGAATACGACCGCGCCAAGGACGACCCGAGCTTCTGGGCCGAGATGGACGATCTGTGGAAGCATTACGTCGGCCGCCCCAGCCCGCTCTATTTCGCGCCCCGCCTGACCGAGGAACTGGGCGGCGCGAAGATCTACCTGAAACGCGAAGAGCTGAACCACACCGGCAGCCACAAGATCAACAACGTGCTGGGCCAGATCCTGCTGGCGCGCCGCATGGGCAAGACCCGGATCATCGCCGAGACCGGCGCCGGGCAGCACGGCGTGGCGACGGCGACGGTCTGCGCCCGGTTCGGGCTGAAATGCATCGTCTACATGGGCGCCCATGACGTCGAACGCCAGGCGCCGAACGTGTTCCGCATGCGGCTCCTGGGCGCCGAGGTGGTGCCGGTCACTTCTGGCCGCGGCACGCTCAAGGACGCGATGAACGACGCGCTGCGCGACTGGGTGACCAATGTGCGCGACACCTTCTATTGCATCGGCACGGTGGCCGGCCCGCATCCCTACCCGGCCATGGTGCGCGACTTCCAATGCATCATCGGCCGCGAGACCCGCTGGCAGCTGGCCGAGCAGGAGGGCGAGGGCCGCCTGCCCGACAGCGTGGTCGCGGCGATCGGCGGCGGCTCGAACGCCATGGGCCTGTTCCACCCCTTCCTCGACGATCCCTCGGTGCGCATCATCGGCGTCGAGGCCGGCGGCAAGGGCGTCGACGCGCGCATGCAGCATTGCGCCAGCCTGACCGGCGGCCGCCCCGGCGTGCTGCACGGCAACCGCACCTATCTCTTGCAGGACGACGAGGGCCAGATCCTTGAAGGCCACTCGATCAGCGCCGGGCTCGACTATCCCGGCATCGGCCCGGAACATGCCTGGCTCAAGGAACAGGGCCGGGCCGAATATGTCAGCGTGACCGATGACGAGGCGCTGGCGGCCTTCCAGGCCCTGTGCCGGCTCGAAGGCATCATCCCGGCGCTGGAGCCCAGCCATGCGCTCGCCCATGTCGTCAAGATCGCGCCCGAGCTGCCGCGCGACCATATCATGGTGGTGAACCTGTCGGGCCGCGGCGACAAGGACATCTTCACCGTCGCCAAGCATCTGGGCGTCGACATCCGCACCTGA
- a CDS encoding DsbA family protein has product MRRPLAAIALTLLCALPLGPVQAQDHGGPEVAAIKEAVFNGPGLPVMGNPQGDTVLVEFSDYNCGFCRKSAPEVAALLQSDSGVRLVVHEIPIFGAGSRYAAEAALAAQAQGKYPEFHRALMAMRGKAEEASVLRVAREVGLDVARLQRDMQAPEITQRIERSLELADEIGLVGTPSFIAGERAIFGYLAKDDLAELVAEARGAR; this is encoded by the coding sequence ATGCGCCGTCCCCTTGCCGCAATCGCTCTGACGCTGCTTTGCGCCCTGCCCCTGGGGCCGGTTCAGGCGCAGGATCACGGCGGGCCTGAGGTCGCGGCGATCAAGGAAGCGGTGTTCAACGGCCCCGGCCTGCCGGTGATGGGCAACCCGCAAGGCGATACGGTGCTGGTCGAGTTCTCGGATTACAATTGCGGCTTTTGCCGCAAGAGCGCGCCGGAGGTGGCGGCGCTGCTGCAATCGGATTCCGGCGTGCGGCTGGTGGTGCATGAGATCCCGATCTTCGGCGCGGGCTCGCGCTATGCCGCCGAGGCGGCGCTGGCCGCGCAGGCGCAGGGCAAGTATCCCGAGTTTCACCGGGCACTGATGGCGATGCGCGGCAAGGCCGAGGAGGCCTCGGTGCTGCGCGTCGCCCGCGAGGTCGGGCTGGACGTGGCGCGGCTGCAGCGCGACATGCAGGCGCCCGAGATCACGCAGAGGATCGAGCGCTCGCTGGAACTGGCCGACGAGATCGGGCTGGTCGGCACGCCCAGCTTCATCGCCGGCGAGCGGGCGATCTTCGGCTATCTGGCCAAGGACGACCTGGCCGAACTGGTGGCCGAGGCGCGCGGCGCGCGATAG
- a CDS encoding GNAT family N-acetyltransferase, with protein sequence MTAAVAFREARRDEVPAILALLRDDMLGQTREGDDLAPYLAAWDAMQAEAANRLIVGVLDGQVVACYQITFISGLSLQAARRAQIEGVRVRPDLRGRGVGAALIGDAETRARAAGCRLLQFTTNRSRSDAHRFYDRLGFTPSHIGYKKTL encoded by the coding sequence GTGACCGCCGCCGTCGCCTTCCGCGAGGCGCGGCGCGACGAGGTTCCCGCCATCCTTGCGCTCCTGCGCGACGACATGCTGGGCCAGACGCGCGAGGGCGACGACCTCGCCCCCTATCTCGCCGCCTGGGATGCCATGCAGGCCGAGGCCGCGAACCGGCTGATCGTCGGCGTGCTCGACGGGCAGGTGGTCGCCTGCTACCAGATCACCTTCATCTCCGGCCTGTCGCTCCAGGCCGCCCGCCGCGCCCAGATCGAGGGCGTGCGCGTCCGCCCCGACCTGCGCGGCCGGGGCGTCGGCGCGGCGCTGATCGGCGATGCCGAGACCCGCGCCCGCGCCGCCGGCTGCCGGCTCTTGCAATTCACCACCAACCGCAGCCGCAGCGACGCGCATCGCTTCTACGACAGGCTCGGCTTTACCCCCTCCCATATCGGATATAAGAAAACCCTCTGA
- a CDS encoding bifunctional allantoicase/(S)-ureidoglycine aminohydrolase encodes MTAKTPTYAGPFAGLPPQTDLSTDTAVFTDAYAVIPASTMRDIVTSFLPGWTGMRMWMIARPLSGFAETFSQYIVELQPQGGSDRPEDDAGVQAAIFVTEGALTLTIDGRTHELEPGGFAYIPAGMAWSVRNGDATARFHWWRKRWQAVEGLEKPEVIVANERDIAPVPMPDTNDSWATTRFMDPADLRHDMHITIVTFKPGGSIPFAETHVMEHGLFVIEGKAVYRLNRDWVEVGPGDFMWLRAFCPQCCYAGGPGNFRYLLYKDVNRHAPIWK; translated from the coding sequence ATGACCGCCAAGACCCCGACCTATGCCGGGCCCTTCGCCGGCCTGCCGCCGCAGACCGACCTGTCCACCGATACCGCCGTCTTCACCGATGCCTATGCGGTCATCCCCGCCAGCACGATGCGCGACATCGTCACCAGCTTCCTGCCGGGCTGGACGGGCATGCGGATGTGGATGATCGCCCGCCCGCTCTCGGGCTTTGCCGAGACCTTCAGCCAGTATATCGTCGAATTGCAGCCGCAGGGTGGCTCGGACCGGCCCGAGGACGATGCGGGCGTGCAGGCGGCGATCTTCGTCACCGAGGGCGCGCTGACCCTGACCATCGACGGCCGGACGCATGAGCTGGAGCCCGGCGGCTTCGCCTATATCCCGGCCGGCATGGCCTGGTCGGTCCGGAACGGTGATGCGACCGCGCGCTTTCACTGGTGGCGCAAGCGCTGGCAGGCGGTGGAGGGGCTGGAAAAGCCCGAGGTGATCGTCGCCAACGAGCGCGACATTGCCCCGGTCCCGATGCCCGACACCAATGACAGCTGGGCCACCACCCGTTTCATGGATCCGGCGGACCTGCGCCACGACATGCATATCACCATCGTGACCTTCAAGCCGGGCGGCTCGATCCCCTTCGCCGAGACGCATGTCATGGAGCACGGGCTGTTCGTGATCGAGGGCAAGGCGGTCTATCGGCTGAACCGCGACTGGGTCGAGGTGGGACCGGGCGATTTCATGTGGCTGCGCGCCTTTTGCCCGCAATGCTGCTATGCCGGCGGGCCGGGGAATTTCCGCTACCTGCTCTACAAGGACGTGAACCGGCACGCGCCGATCTGGAAGTAG
- the alkB gene encoding DNA oxidative demethylase AlkB, translating to MKTDLFGTRRDDPIGPGAMILRGFALDPAILADVAHIAGISPFRHMQTPGGRQIGVEMTNCGALGWVSDRHGYRYEPDDPLTGRPWPEMPAGFLRLAQEAAAHAGFPGFRPDACLVNRYVPGVKMGLHQDRDEADLDAPIVSVSLGLPATFQFGGPQRGDPVKKHALEHGDVVVWGGPARLAWHGILTLKRGEHPLTGATRINLTFRRAR from the coding sequence ATGAAGACAGACCTGTTCGGAACCCGCCGCGACGACCCTATCGGCCCCGGCGCCATGATCCTGCGCGGCTTCGCGCTCGATCCCGCCATCCTCGCGGATGTCGCGCATATCGCCGGCATCTCGCCCTTCCGGCACATGCAGACGCCGGGCGGCCGGCAGATCGGCGTCGAGATGACGAATTGCGGCGCGCTCGGCTGGGTCAGCGACCGGCACGGCTACCGCTACGAGCCGGACGACCCGCTGACCGGCCGGCCCTGGCCCGAAATGCCCGCAGGTTTCCTGCGGCTGGCGCAGGAGGCGGCCGCACATGCCGGCTTTCCCGGCTTCCGGCCCGATGCCTGCCTGGTCAACCGCTACGTGCCGGGCGTCAAGATGGGCCTGCACCAGGACCGGGACGAGGCGGATCTCGACGCGCCCATCGTCTCGGTCTCGCTGGGCCTGCCCGCGACCTTCCAGTTCGGCGGCCCCCAGCGCGGCGACCCGGTAAAGAAACACGCGCTGGAACATGGCGACGTGGTCGTCTGGGGCGGCCCGGCGCGGCTGGCCTGGCACGGCATCCTGACGCTGAAACGGGGCGAGCATCCGCTGACCGGCGCCACCCGCATCAACCTGACCTTCCGCCGCGCCCGCTGA
- the ihfB gene encoding integration host factor subunit beta, with protein sequence MIRSELIQKISEENPHLFQRDVERIVNTVFEEIIDAMARGDRVELRGFGAFSVKKRDARQGRNPRTGETVSVDEKHVPFFKTGKLLRERLNGLAE encoded by the coding sequence ATGATCCGATCCGAACTGATCCAGAAAATCTCCGAGGAAAACCCGCATCTGTTCCAGCGCGATGTCGAGCGGATCGTGAACACCGTGTTCGAGGAGATCATCGACGCCATGGCACGGGGCGACCGGGTCGAGTTGCGCGGCTTCGGCGCCTTCTCGGTGAAGAAACGCGACGCGCGCCAGGGCCGCAACCCGCGCACCGGCGAAACCGTCAGCGTGGACGAAAAGCATGTGCCCTTCTTCAAGACCGGCAAGCTGCTGCGCGAACGGTTGAACGGCCTCGCCGAATAG
- a CDS encoding phosphoribosylanthranilate isomerase has protein sequence MAVSVKICGLTEAAGLAAAVEAGARYVGFVFFPKSPRHLAPETAAELAAQVPLGVAKVGLFVDPDDAALDAVLARVPLDLIQLHGTETPARVTEIKARSGLPVMKAVGVADPQDLDQLWDYGLVADMLLIDAKPPKDAPLPGGNGLAFDWRLLAGRQILKPWLLAGGLTPENVAEAIRLTRAPGVDVSSGVESAPGLKDPERIRRFIARATAPIL, from the coding sequence ATGGCCGTCTCCGTCAAGATCTGCGGCCTGACCGAGGCCGCCGGCCTTGCCGCGGCCGTCGAGGCCGGGGCGCGCTATGTCGGCTTCGTCTTCTTCCCCAAGTCCCCGCGCCATCTGGCCCCCGAAACGGCGGCTGAGCTTGCCGCGCAAGTGCCGCTGGGCGTGGCCAAGGTCGGGCTGTTCGTGGACCCTGACGACGCGGCGCTGGACGCGGTGCTCGCCCGCGTGCCCCTGGACCTGATCCAGTTGCACGGCACCGAGACGCCGGCCCGCGTGACCGAGATCAAGGCACGCAGCGGCCTGCCGGTGATGAAGGCGGTGGGCGTGGCCGATCCGCAGGATCTCGATCAGCTCTGGGACTACGGCCTGGTGGCCGACATGCTGCTGATCGACGCCAAGCCGCCCAAGGACGCGCCCCTGCCTGGCGGCAACGGCCTGGCCTTCGACTGGCGGCTGCTGGCCGGGCGGCAGATCCTCAAGCCCTGGCTGCTGGCCGGCGGCCTGACGCCCGAAAACGTGGCCGAGGCGATCCGCCTGACCCGCGCGCCGGGCGTCGATGTCTCCTCCGGCGTCGAAAGCGCGCCGGGCCTCAAGGATCCCGAGCGCATCCGCCGCTTCATCGCCCGCGCCACGGCGCCGATCCTGTGA
- a CDS encoding LapA family protein produces MRTIRVFFLVILAIVLMLLAAANRQPVTVSLVPEALAQFAGGRWSLTMPAFVALFLAMVFGVLVGLVWEWLRESHLRAESSRRAHDLAQLQREVGDLRRTHAAPRDEVLAILDDPARKPAAPAGSGSTLPAPR; encoded by the coding sequence ATGCGCACGATCCGGGTCTTCTTCCTTGTCATTCTGGCCATCGTGCTGATGCTGCTGGCGGCAGCGAATCGCCAGCCCGTCACCGTCAGCCTGGTGCCCGAGGCCTTGGCGCAATTCGCCGGCGGGCGCTGGTCGCTGACCATGCCGGCCTTCGTGGCGCTCTTCCTGGCCATGGTCTTCGGCGTGCTGGTCGGGCTGGTCTGGGAATGGCTGCGCGAATCGCATCTGCGCGCCGAATCCAGCCGCCGCGCGCATGACCTGGCGCAGTTGCAGCGCGAGGTCGGCGACCTGCGCCGCACCCATGCCGCGCCGCGCGACGAGGTGCTGGCGATCCTGGACGATCCCGCCCGCAAGCCGGCCGCGCCGGCAGGTTCCGGCTCGACCCTGCCGGCACCGCGCTGA
- the puuE gene encoding allantoinase PuuE: protein MRYSRDMIGYGEHAPDPKWPGNARIAVQIVINYEEGGENSIEHGDAASEAFLSEIIGCQPWPGQRHWNMESIYDYGARAGFWRLHRLLKDVPVTVYGVATALERAPEQVAAMQDAGWEIATHGLKWIDYKDIPREVEAEHIARAVELHTRVTGERPRGFYQGRTSMNTVALGCEEGGFEYLADTIADDLPYWHVHNGKPQLMVPYTMDANDMRFSSGQGFGTGVEFFDYLRDSFDVLYAEGEAGAPKMMSIGLHCRLAGRPGRAMAIRRFLDHARSHEGVWFATRLDIARHWARTHPFQPRERPSQMERAAFVEKFGGIYEHSPWIAERVWEGEMGAIHDTPAGLAARMAQVFRSASDEERLRVLLAHPDLAGKLAAAKRLTADSTAEQASAGLDSLTDAERAEFDRLNTAYMEKHGFPFIIAVRDHDKPGIMAAMRRRIDNDTPTERAEAERQVSRIGALRLQQILGSN from the coding sequence ATGCGATACAGCCGCGACATGATCGGTTATGGCGAGCATGCGCCCGACCCCAAATGGCCGGGCAATGCCCGGATCGCGGTGCAGATCGTCATCAACTACGAGGAAGGCGGCGAGAACAGCATCGAGCATGGCGACGCCGCCTCGGAAGCCTTCCTGTCCGAGATCATCGGCTGCCAGCCCTGGCCCGGCCAGCGCCACTGGAACATGGAATCGATCTATGACTACGGCGCGCGGGCGGGTTTCTGGCGGCTGCATCGCCTGCTCAAGGACGTGCCCGTGACCGTCTATGGCGTCGCGACCGCGCTGGAGCGCGCGCCCGAACAGGTCGCCGCCATGCAGGACGCAGGCTGGGAAATCGCTACCCACGGCCTGAAATGGATCGACTACAAGGACATCCCGCGCGAGGTCGAGGCCGAGCATATCGCCCGCGCCGTCGAACTGCACACCCGCGTCACCGGCGAACGGCCGCGCGGCTTCTACCAGGGCCGCACCTCGATGAACACGGTGGCGCTGGGATGCGAGGAGGGCGGCTTCGAATATCTGGCCGACACCATCGCCGACGACCTGCCCTATTGGCATGTCCATAACGGCAAGCCGCAGCTGATGGTGCCCTATACCATGGACGCCAATGACATGCGGTTTTCCTCGGGCCAGGGCTTCGGCACCGGTGTCGAGTTCTTCGACTACCTGCGCGACAGCTTCGACGTGCTCTATGCCGAGGGCGAGGCCGGTGCGCCGAAGATGATGTCGATCGGGCTGCATTGCCGGCTTGCCGGCCGGCCGGGCCGGGCCATGGCGATCAGGCGCTTCCTGGACCATGCCCGCAGCCACGAGGGGGTCTGGTTCGCCACCCGGCTCGACATCGCCCGCCACTGGGCGCGGACGCATCCCTTCCAGCCCCGAGAGCGCCCCTCGCAGATGGAGCGCGCGGCGTTCGTCGAGAAGTTCGGCGGTATCTACGAGCATTCGCCCTGGATCGCCGAGCGGGTCTGGGAAGGCGAGATGGGCGCCATCCACGACACCCCGGCCGGGCTGGCGGCGCGCATGGCGCAGGTGTTCCGCAGCGCCTCGGACGAGGAGCGGCTGCGCGTGCTGCTGGCGCACCCGGACCTGGCCGGCAAGCTGGCCGCGGCCAAGCGTCTGACCGCCGACAGCACCGCCGAACAGGCCAGCGCCGGGCTCGACAGCCTGACCGATGCCGAGCGTGCCGAATTCGACCGGCTGAACACGGCCTATATGGAAAAGCACGGCTTTCCCTTCATCATCGCCGTGCGCGACCACGACAAGCCGGGGATCATGGCCGCCATGCGCCGGCGCATCGACAACGACACCCCGACCGAGCGGGCCGAGGCCGAACGCCAGGTCAGCCGCATCGGCGCGCTGCGCCTGCAGCAGATCCTGGGCAGCAACTGA